The proteins below come from a single Accipiter gentilis chromosome W, bAccGen1.1, whole genome shotgun sequence genomic window:
- the LOC126035327 gene encoding uncharacterized protein LOC126035327 isoform X9, which yields MTLAIFFGCTFIAFGPVFSLFLFTIARDPLRIIVLIAGAFFWLVSLLLSSLIWFITVKASDPRDEPLQKGLLIFGVMFSVLLQEAFRFLYYKLLRDGFGGRIIAGPVLSALASPGQSLGAASAAPGLPGTAGPCAACWVSTRCTLYCFLDGWTDGRCAGPGRQCRSRHPLLPPQRSPPSQLAGCWRGARGWGAGYVGLHRSLQQGAAGGGQAEGSRAPRSGL from the exons ATGACGCTCGCCATCTTCTTCGGGTGTACCTTCATCGCCTTTGGGCCGGTGTTCAGCCTCTTCCTCTTCACCATCGCCCGCGACCCGCTCCGCATCATCGTCCTTATTGCTGG GGCTTTCTTCTGGCTAGTGTCActgctgctctcctccctcaTCTGGTTTATCACCGTTAAAGCCAGCGACCCCCGGGATGAGCCGTTGCAGAAGGGGCTCTTGATATTTGGGGTGAtgttctctgtgctgctgcaggaggctttCCGCTTCCTCTACTACAAGCTCCTCAG GGATGGCTTTGGCGGGCGCATCATTGCCGGGCCCGTGCTCAGTGCCCTGGCCAGCCCAGGGCAAAGTCTAGGTGCAGCCTCAGCAGCTCCCGGCCTCCCTGGCACCGCTGGTCCTTGTGCCGCCTGCTGGGTGAGCACGCGCTGCACCCTGTACTGTTTtttggatggatggacggatggacgcTGCGCTGGACCAGGGAGGCAATGCAGGAGTCGGCATCCCTTGTTGCCCCCCCAGCGGTCCCCACCTTCCCAGCTGGCTGGGTGCTGGCGtggggcaaggggctggggggccgGGTATGTAGGCTTGCACCGCTCCCTGCAGCAGGGCgctgctggaggtgggcaggCAGAGGGTAGCAGAGCTCCGCGGAGCGGCCTCTAA